GAGCGCCACGCTCGAGCGCTGATTGCCGAGAAACTCGGGCAACCAGTCGAAGCCGTCGAGTTCCGGGCGTTCTACGCGGACGAACCCTACCTCGAGGCGCTGAAATCGGCGATCGGGGACGACCTCGAGTCGTTCAAGGCCGACGACGTCACCGAGGTCCTCTCGAAGTACTTCGGGTCGTCGCTCGAGGTTGGCGTCGATCCGATGGGCGGGCCAGATGGGTCCGGCAGG
This region of Natronosalvus halobius genomic DNA includes:
- the lwrS gene encoding LWR-salt protein, producing MEAHYAFLVEARLTPVDPGLTIDSPVVERRCLLAAPEPGDQGWRLFRDLLWRGELGDERHARALIAEKLGQPVEAVEFRAFYADEPYLEALKSAIGDDLESFKADDVTEVLSKYFGSSLEVGVDPMGGPDGSGRSDAD